A DNA window from Methanobacterium petrolearium contains the following coding sequences:
- a CDS encoding glycosyltransferase, with protein sequence MKYNEKLEFDGNNRVPIVFITDENFAIPTCVAIISLIKNKDKDTFYYIFIIADRISIETENKLFSLKKDDVNIQLIHISSEKFEGIHEGEKSICVASLSALFKFEIPNILPLEDKILYLDGDILVRKDLKELFNINIENFYVAAAHDTGKLYFKRPIIKEIPSYFNSGVMLLNLKRLRENKIPESLIETKKRQETTLMDQDVFNIVLQCGVKHIDIKYNFLLLNLHRAKDKYKFEQINALFNSSYKNLEDVEEKSHIIHFSSRDKPWKFVDGVYSKQWFSYFRMSPFRDPPNISDIKLAINEYSQEYQDVRKVNTNPIVHRAPHEKKEGIFQKHHAELNTPQNKIKKLKNQIKNLEGEVDQKNREINALKWTMETHKQLIKNFKAESRSIKQIYLEKNVSSQDYGKLTVIIPYRKTDDLQREENLDINLSYLSKLGIKNLIISQHSDESAKPLLIEKYGNLFDYFRVYFSYADGKLFNKSRAINQGVIKSKTPYIAIFDVDALTRNENIYQAIYLLDKGFELVHPHDRLVKDIVDKKSFIEDYDFEKVKSPTQQRDWADGGIVFWNKRSFIDIGMKNEHITGWGSEDNEIIFRANIFQLKQIRIDDILYHLYHDRLKVKTDDNFENMKKMMYITSKKELLNEIKQWPWLEEAKKTIHEDLVLTTENTELEEELFSKK encoded by the coding sequence TTGAAATATAATGAAAAACTTGAATTTGACGGAAATAACAGAGTTCCAATTGTTTTTATCACCGATGAAAATTTTGCAATACCAACTTGTGTGGCCATTATTTCCCTAATTAAAAATAAGGATAAAGATACTTTTTACTATATTTTTATTATTGCAGATAGAATATCAATAGAAACAGAAAATAAACTGTTTTCATTAAAAAAGGATGATGTCAACATACAACTAATTCATATTTCTTCAGAAAAATTTGAAGGAATTCATGAGGGGGAAAAAAGCATATGTGTAGCATCTTTATCTGCACTATTCAAATTTGAAATACCAAATATACTTCCTTTAGAAGATAAAATTCTTTATTTAGATGGGGATATATTGGTAAGAAAGGATTTAAAGGAATTATTTAACATAAATATTGAAAATTTTTATGTGGCAGCAGCCCATGATACTGGGAAGTTATATTTCAAACGCCCAATAATAAAAGAAATACCCTCTTACTTTAACTCTGGTGTCATGTTGTTAAATTTAAAGAGATTAAGGGAAAATAAAATTCCAGAATCGCTCATTGAAACCAAAAAAAGACAAGAAACCACCTTAATGGATCAAGATGTGTTCAACATCGTGTTACAATGTGGGGTCAAACACATCGATATAAAATACAATTTTCTTCTTTTAAATTTACATAGGGCAAAGGATAAATATAAATTTGAACAGATTAATGCTCTTTTCAACTCATCTTATAAAAATTTAGAGGATGTAGAGGAAAAATCCCATATAATTCATTTTTCTTCTCGAGATAAGCCATGGAAATTTGTTGATGGTGTTTATTCAAAACAGTGGTTCAGTTATTTCCGAATGTCTCCATTTAGAGACCCACCTAATATTTCTGACATCAAATTAGCAATTAATGAATATTCACAAGAATATCAGGATGTTAGAAAGGTTAATACAAATCCAATTGTTCATCGCGCTCCTCATGAAAAAAAGGAAGGAATTTTTCAGAAGCATCATGCTGAGTTAAACACGCCACAAAATAAAATAAAAAAATTAAAAAATCAAATTAAAAATCTCGAAGGTGAGGTTGACCAAAAAAATCGTGAAATTAATGCCTTAAAATGGACTATGGAAACTCATAAACAGTTAATAAAGAATTTTAAAGCGGAATCTAGAAGTATTAAGCAAATTTACTTGGAAAAAAATGTTTCTTCGCAGGATTATGGTAAACTTACTGTAATTATACCTTATCGCAAAACCGATGACCTCCAAAGGGAAGAAAATTTAGATATAAATTTGAGTTACCTTAGTAAGTTAGGAATTAAAAATTTGATTATATCTCAGCATTCCGATGAATCAGCTAAACCACTTTTAATTGAGAAATATGGAAATTTATTTGATTATTTCAGGGTTTACTTCAGTTATGCAGATGGAAAGTTATTTAATAAGTCCCGTGCCATTAATCAGGGGGTTATTAAATCCAAAACACCATACATCGCTATATTTGATGTCGATGCGTTAACTAGAAATGAAAACATATATCAGGCTATTTATTTATTAGATAAAGGATTTGAATTAGTACATCCGCATGACAGATTAGTAAAGGATATAGTGGATAAAAAAAGTTTTATAGAGGATTATGATTTTGAGAAAGTAAAATCACCCACGCAACAAAGAGATTGGGCTGATGGAGGAATTGTTTTCTGGAATAAACGTTCTTTCATTGATATAGGTATGAAAAATGAGCATATCACTGGTTGGGGCAGTGAAGATAATGAAATAATATTTAGAGCAAACATATTCCAACTTAAGCAGATCAGAATAGACGATATTTTATATCATCTATACCATGACCGTCTGAAAGTAAAAACCGACGATAACTTTGAAAATATGAAAAAAATGATGTATATAACGAGTAAAAAAGAGCTTCTAAACGAAATAAAGCAATGGCCTTGGCTAGAAGAAGCAAAAAAGACAATTCATGAAGATCTTGTTCTAACGACAGAAAATACTGAATTAGAAGAAGAACTTTTCTCAAAGAAATAA
- a CDS encoding class I SAM-dependent methyltransferase produces the protein MFSESENIDYNPVDINPELYNIKEKVDMQNIPYEESTFDLIYNCHVLEHVPNDIKAMKELYRVVKPTSVGGMCVIMVPVFENLSETLEKEEYHTPELRSKYYGQHDHSRKYGMDFKNRLELVGFDVEVIDPNTLVTDETYDYGRLSDKIYLCTKHI, from the coding sequence ATGTTCAGCGAGTCTGAAAATATTGATTATAATCCAGTAGATATTAACCCTGAACTATATAACATAAAAGAAAAAGTAGATATGCAAAATATTCCTTATGAAGAAAGTACTTTTGACCTTATCTACAACTGTCATGTTTTAGAACATGTTCCAAATGATATTAAAGCCATGAAAGAATTGTATCGTGTTGTTAAACCCACATCAGTTGGAGGCATGTGTGTAATTATGGTACCAGTATTTGAAAACTTAAGTGAAACCTTAGAAAAAGAAGAATATCACACTCCTGAATTGAGATCAAAATACTATGGGCAGCACGATCACTCACGAAAATATGGAATGGACTTTAAAAATCGTTTAGAACTTGTTGGGTTTGATGTTGAAGTAATTGATCCTAATACTTTAGTAACAGATGAAACATATGATTATGGTCGTTTGTCTGATAAAATATATTTATGTACAAAACATATATGA
- a CDS encoding UDP-glucose dehydrogenase family protein — MKITVIGTGYVGLVTGTCFSEMGNKVYCIDIDDGKIEGLKKGIVPIYEPGLEELVLNNQSKGDLIFTNNLKEGLDNSKICFIAVGTPMGEDGSANMQYVLNAAKDIGQLINHDLIVVNKSTVPVGTADKVKATILEELEQRNLKLNIEVVSNPEFLKEGSAVEDFMRPDRVVIGSSNENVIETLKELYSPFTSNHERFITMDVRSAEMTKYAANAMLATRISFMNEIANICEKVGADINNVRKGIGSDKRIGYNFLYAGCGYGGSCFPKDVKALISLAANRRYDAKILKEVEVLNNQQKLTLVRKVVDKFGENLSGFTFGIWGLSFKPETDDMREAPSVVTVNKLCQLGAKVRAYDPQAMEVAKKYYFKGNKQVEYAENKYDALDKTNALLLLTEWKEFRSPDFQEMSKRMCNNIIFDGRNQYNKDMLRKIGFEYHQIGNGYKGI, encoded by the coding sequence ATGAAAATAACAGTTATCGGAACAGGTTATGTGGGGTTAGTCACAGGGACCTGTTTTTCAGAGATGGGAAATAAGGTTTATTGTATAGATATTGATGATGGTAAGATAGAAGGTCTGAAAAAAGGTATCGTACCCATATACGAACCTGGATTGGAAGAATTAGTGCTTAATAACCAGTCTAAAGGCGATCTTATATTCACCAATAATCTTAAAGAGGGTCTTGATAATTCTAAGATTTGTTTCATCGCTGTGGGCACCCCCATGGGTGAGGATGGCAGTGCTAACATGCAGTATGTGTTAAATGCTGCTAAGGATATAGGTCAGTTGATAAACCATGACTTGATTGTGGTTAACAAATCCACGGTTCCCGTGGGAACTGCAGATAAGGTTAAAGCAACCATCCTAGAAGAGTTAGAACAAAGAAATCTCAAACTCAACATTGAAGTAGTTTCAAACCCAGAATTCTTAAAAGAAGGCTCTGCAGTGGAAGATTTCATGCGACCAGATAGAGTAGTAATTGGATCCAGTAATGAAAATGTAATTGAAACCTTGAAAGAATTATACTCCCCATTCACCTCTAACCATGAGAGATTCATTACCATGGATGTTCGCAGTGCGGAAATGACAAAATACGCAGCCAACGCCATGCTTGCCACCAGAATATCCTTCATGAATGAAATAGCTAATATCTGTGAAAAAGTAGGCGCGGATATTAACAATGTTCGCAAGGGTATAGGTAGTGATAAACGGATTGGATACAATTTTTTGTACGCTGGCTGTGGATATGGGGGTAGTTGCTTCCCTAAAGATGTTAAAGCTTTGATCAGTCTCGCTGCTAATAGGCGGTATGATGCTAAGATTTTAAAAGAAGTTGAAGTACTTAACAATCAACAGAAACTTACTTTAGTACGTAAAGTAGTAGATAAATTTGGGGAGAACCTTTCAGGGTTTACTTTTGGAATATGGGGGCTTTCATTCAAGCCAGAAACTGATGATATGCGAGAAGCACCTTCAGTGGTTACAGTAAACAAATTATGCCAATTAGGAGCTAAAGTGCGGGCTTATGATCCCCAAGCTATGGAAGTTGCCAAAAAATACTATTTTAAAGGTAATAAACAGGTAGAATATGCAGAAAATAAGTACGACGCTCTGGATAAAACCAATGCTCTACTACTGTTAACTGAGTGGAAAGAATTCAGAAGTCCCGATTTTCAGGAAATGAGTAAAAGAATGTGTAATAACATAATCTTCGACGGTAGAAACCAGTATAATAAAGACATGCTCAGAAAAATTGGCTTTGAATATCATCAGATCGGTAATGGTTATAAAGGAATTTAA
- a CDS encoding class I SAM-dependent methyltransferase, with amino-acid sequence MELEQVHGVIKGIPVMSFDQAAELTSFIKRQKLNNILELGFAHGVSSCYIAGILDEMQTGHLTTIDRESARNRKPNIESLLSKLKLSSYVTIYYEPTCYTWRLMKLIEQTPTPMFDLCYIDGAHNWFTDGFAFFLVDKLLVPGGWIIFDDINWTYNESPCFKNSETVQKMPSDERNTAQVRKIYELLVKTHPNYHNFIEKGDWGYAQKKDGISSQIIELKEIFSKDE; translated from the coding sequence ATGGAACTTGAGCAAGTACATGGTGTAATTAAAGGTATTCCTGTAATGAGTTTTGATCAAGCGGCAGAATTAACCAGTTTTATTAAAAGACAGAAATTGAATAATATTTTAGAATTAGGGTTTGCCCATGGGGTTTCTTCTTGTTATATTGCGGGTATTTTGGATGAAATGCAAACAGGCCATCTGACAACAATAGATCGAGAATCTGCACGAAATAGAAAACCAAACATCGAATCCCTTTTGTCAAAATTGAAATTATCCTCCTATGTTACAATTTATTATGAACCTACTTGCTATACTTGGAGATTAATGAAGTTAATTGAACAAACTCCTACCCCTATGTTTGATTTATGTTATATTGATGGAGCACATAATTGGTTTACTGATGGGTTTGCGTTTTTTCTTGTTGATAAATTACTTGTTCCAGGTGGTTGGATAATTTTTGATGATATTAACTGGACATATAATGAAAGTCCATGCTTTAAAAATTCTGAAACAGTTCAAAAAATGCCTTCTGATGAACGGAATACAGCTCAAGTACGGAAAATTTATGAATTATTAGTGAAAACTCATCCAAATTATCATAATTTTATAGAAAAAGGAGATTGGGGATATGCACAAAAAAAGGATGGCATTTCAAGCCAAATTATTGAGTTAAAGGAAATTTTTAGTAAAGATGAATAA
- a CDS encoding ABC transporter permease: MATGKITGHRFLSNFRKYKFLLYQLVSRDIKTKYRKSVLGVFWSFLEPLLTMIVLTIIFSTLFKGWGIENYPVYLLTGRLIFIFFSGGTTAAMRSIRSSASILKTVYVPKYIYSLSVILSNFVTFLLSLVVLFLVMAATNAPFTIYIIFTSLPILALLFFTIGVGMIVATVNVFFRDLEHLYGVLMTLFMYVTPIFYPPSIVPSSFRFIQDYNPIYAIIECCRSVFLYGEIYDPHQLLFALVSAAVAMIVGLALFYRYQDKFILHI; the protein is encoded by the coding sequence ATGGCAACAGGGAAGATTACTGGACACAGATTCCTGTCTAATTTCAGGAAATACAAATTTTTACTTTATCAGTTGGTAAGTAGGGACATAAAAACTAAATATCGTAAATCTGTTTTAGGAGTGTTTTGGAGTTTTTTAGAGCCTCTTTTAACCATGATCGTGCTTACCATCATATTTTCTACTTTATTTAAAGGTTGGGGAATTGAGAACTATCCTGTGTACTTGTTAACAGGCAGATTGATATTTATCTTCTTTTCAGGAGGAACCACGGCTGCAATGCGATCCATAAGGAGTAGTGCAAGTATCTTAAAGACAGTTTACGTGCCAAAATATATCTATTCCCTTTCGGTAATACTATCCAACTTTGTAACATTTTTGCTCTCATTAGTAGTGTTATTTTTAGTAATGGCTGCCACCAATGCACCATTTACAATTTACATAATCTTCACCAGTTTACCTATCTTAGCCTTACTGTTCTTCACTATTGGGGTGGGAATGATAGTGGCCACTGTAAACGTCTTCTTCCGGGATCTTGAACATTTATATGGGGTCTTGATGACTCTATTTATGTACGTCACCCCAATATTTTATCCTCCCAGCATTGTTCCTTCCAGTTTCAGATTTATTCAGGATTATAATCCAATATATGCGATTATAGAATGTTGTCGAAGTGTTTTTCTTTATGGTGAGATTTATGATCCTCATCAACTACTATTTGCGTTAGTATCGGCTGCCGTAGCCATGATTGTAGGTTTAGCATTGTTTTATAGATACCAAGATAAATTCATATTACACATTTAA